The Candidatus Eisenbacteria bacterium genome contains the following window.
GCCTCACAATCTGTGAAACAGTTTTTGTGAGGTCGTTCTCCTTGAGAAGATCCATCACGCGCACGATGCCTATTATCGACTCAACGTCGCCCTCGTACACCGGTAACCTTGAGAACCTCTTGGTCGCGAAAACGTCCACGCATTCGGCGAGTGTACTGGAGCTTGCCACTGCGACCATCGCGCTCCTCGGCACCATTATGTCTTCGACCGTCGTCCTGGTGAACTCCTTCACGACCGAGGCGAGCGGCTCACTACGCAAAGCATCCGACGGGTCCCGCGAGAAGACTGCACAAAGCTCCCGTGCATAACCTTCTTCGAGACGAGAGGTTGCGGGACCGGCAGCATTTCTTGCTATTCTAGCCGCCGCCCTGCCGATGGGCAACACGAAAAAGCGAGTCGCGCCGCTCGCGAGCGCCCTCGCAGGTCCTTCTGCGCCGAGGGCTCGAGCGAGCCGAAGAGGTAACGCAATGGCGCAGGCCAGTACCAAGAGCAACCACACAAGGCCACCGAGTAGCGCCCACGCGAGCGGGTGACCGACCCCTTGGGCCGGCGGTGACGCCGAGAACAGAGACGAGGAAAAGAAGGATAACGACGCCAGCGATGAAGCGACCGCGACCGACAAGCTCAGAGCAACTCTCAGTTCGAGATGGACGCGTCGTCCGACAAGTCCGCTCCTGGTGCCGCGCGCAAGAAACACGTTAGAGAGCGCCGTAAGATAGACCGCGAGCGCCCCCGTTATCCAGAACCACACCCACATCAGTTTCTCTTCTCCACCTTAAGACTCCAGATCGCCTTGCCTGTTGTTTTGGCCACGGAATACGAGAAGACTTCGTCGGAAACTCGCTCTCCCTTGAACGGTTCGGCGCCCAATTGCTTCCTGACGTAATCGCCCAGTGTCTGACTCAAGTTCCCGGAAGGCACGACTCCAAAAATCTCCTTCAGATCTCCCAGTGCTACGTTGGCCTTCACGATGGCGGTTCTATCATCGATGACCTGGTACGCAGGCTCTTCAGGTTCGTAATTCTCATAAAAGTCGCCCACCACCTCTTCCAAGATGTCCTCGCCGGTCACGAGTCCCATTGTCGGGCCTGCTGTTTGTCCTGTCGTCCTCGCCACCCTCTGCCCCGTCACTTTTCCCGAAGGACCGGTCACTATGGCAAGGGTGGCCCGCGCCTTCTGCATTTGTTCGAGCGCGTGTTCTATGGTCGCGTCGCTCCCAACGAACACCGGCTTTCTGGCGATCGAACTCACGGCGTCAGCGCCGCCGCCCTGATGCAGCCGAATCACGACGTCCTTTGCGGTCACGTAGCCGGTGATCGAGTCTATGGTTCCAGAGAAGATAGGAATTCTGGTGTAGGAGGCTTCCCTCACCAAATCAGCGACTTCGGAAACGCTCGAAGAGTCTTCGGCACAAACCATGTCGGTCCTGGGAACCATGACCTCGGAGATCCTGCGTTCCCTGAGCCTGAGAAGGAGTCTCAAGACCTCTTTCCCGTGGCCGGACCCGCCATTCACCGCCTTGCCCCTGGCATCGCCGGTCCGCCCGGGCGCGCCGATCAGGATTCTTCGCAGCCGCTCTGCAATCGCAAGAACGGCTTCGGAAAGAAAGAGTGATTTCGTATGGGCTGCAGCACCCTGGCCGCGCCCCGCTTGCATCCCCTGCCCCGCTTTCGCCTCCCGCCCCGCTCTCCTCAGAAGAAACGGAGCAAGCACAAGAGTTGCAAGAAAAGCGGTGCCAGGAGATAGAATCCACACACCCACTTTCGTCAAACCGAGAGCATGCAGGGACAGACTGAGCAGATAGCAGGCGGCGGTCAGCGCAGAGATTTCTAGTAGATAGAGTCCCCCCGAAGCCAGGTTTCTCTTCTCGATTTTCTCGTCGTCGAATTGAAGACTTCCGTCACCTGAATCAAGCCACAGCAACGTTCTCGCGCGATGGGCGAGAAGAAAGAAAAAGAATGCAGCCAGGGTGAGCACGGAGAGGAGGGTCGCTACGACTTTCATCTCAAAGAGTCCGGTCTCCTTCACGCACCTCGCCCCTTCAGGCTTCTTGACGACGAGTTTCTACGTTTCGAAGCGATCAGGGAAGATATCGGCCGGTCAAGCGAAGCGATGTGAAGATTCTCGCGCTTGTGCATCCTGGCTCGGTCGTTGCTCGTGCCGTCGTCGAGGCCGCACAGATGGAGCAGCCCGTGGATCAAGAGTCTTGCCACTTCGTTACCCAGGCTCACGCGGTATCTCTTGCTCTGGAGTATCGCTCTATCCACGCAGACTATGACTTCCCCGAGCCTGATTCCGGGAACAGGCCTTCCCTTTCCCATTTCGGGTGTCAATTCGAACGCGAGGGTGTCCGTGGGTACGTCGCGGCCCGTGAACATCCGATTGAGTCTCTGCGTCGCCCTGTCGCCGAGAAAGACGATCGAAATTTCGTCGAAACGAATCCCCTCGGAACAAGCAGACTCGCGTTCCAACACAGAAGAAGCAATCATCCTCGCGCACCTAGAACGAATGCCAATCCTTCTCTGTCTGTTCGCTATTGATATCTCCATCTTCCTTTTTCTTCACGTCTTCAGGGTACGACGGACGCCCGTGGAAAATACTCGTGAGGATAGGGATGAAGCTCCCCCGAATCTTTGCAAGCTCGGCCAAGGTGAGGCCGCATTCGTCGAGTTCGCCCTCCGTGGCCCTGTTCTCGATGATCCGCTTTACGATGCCGTGTATTCTGCTGGATGTAGGAGTCGAGAGCGACCGGGAAGCTGCTTCCACGGAATCAGCCAGCATGATGATGGCGGCTTCCTTCGAAGAAGGCTTGGGCCCGGGGTAGCGATACTCGTCGATGGGTGCATCGCTGTCGATCTCGAGAGCCTTCTGGTAGAAAAACGCCATTAGCGTTGTTCCATGATGCTCCATTATTAACTGCCTTATGATTCTGGGTAGCTTCTCCCGCTCCGCGATCTCAACCCCCTCCCTCACGTGCGACTCCAGGATAAGGCAGCTCATCGAGGGTGTCAGTCTGTCGTGCCTGCTTCGCGCGTCTTTCTGATTCTCGATGTAGTACTCGGGCTTTGTAATCTTGCCTATGTCGTGATAATACGAGGCCACTCTTGCAAGCAGAGAGTTGGCGCCTATGGCCTCCGCGGCCCCTTCGGCAAGGCTTCCGACAACCATGCTGTGATGGTAGGTCCCCGGGGCCTCAATCATCATCTTCCGCAATATGGGCCTATTAAGATCGGATAGCTCGAGAAGCGTGATGTTTGTAGTGAGTCCGAACGTGCTCTCGAGCACCGGGAGAAGAGCAATCGCGATCAGGGTGGATGCAAACGAATTGAGGATGCCGAAGGCCGCACTCTTGACAACGACGGAGCCGGCCATGCCGGAGCTGAACCCTCCCACAAGAATCGACACCACGTAGGCCATGGACACGAACAGCATGGCCGTGTAGAACTGCCTTCTGTGCGTCACGCCGATCACGGCAAAGACACCCGTGACGGCGGCAATCAGGGAGACTATCAGAAACGTCAGGTCGAGTCCCGCGAGGGCTCCGACGAGCACACTTGTGATGATGCTCACAAGGAGTGCGAGCTCATCGCCGAGCAAAAGGGTTATCAGGAAGGGCACGATGGCGATGGGTACGAGGTACGGCGATTGCTTCAATACGTTCAGAACTATCGCGGCAAGCGCCACGACCAATATCGCCACGATGGCAATCAAGAGCAGCATGGGAGCGTCGGAGAGAATCTTGGGCCGCCTCACGCGCAGGTACCAGGCAAAAACAAGAACAAAAAGCGCTACCACGGCCATCCTGCTTGCGTAAGGCAGCAACCGGCCCAACCCTCGCACTCCCTGGTCAAGCCCGCGCCTGTAATACTCGAGAGAACGCAGCTTCCTAAGATGCTCCGCCGTGATCCTCTCGTGACTCTCGATTATCTTCTCGCCCTGCAGGACGACGCCTTCATACGGCGAAACGGAATTCCGGGCTTCGGTTCTCTCGGATTCTGTTCTGACGGCGTCGTACTCTGCGTTAGGATCTACGAGCTGGCTCACGAGTTCGACGAACGCTGACGAGGCGACGGAGTTCTTGGAAAACTCTCTTCTTGCGTCGGTTCGAGCCAGCTCAAGAACGCTGTTCTTGTCCCGAAGCGACGAGACGGGGATTTCAGTCTCGCCCTTGGCGCCTCTGATCATGACTCTGCCGTGCCCCCCAATTTCTACGCCCCTTTTCGACTTCACGACACCTGCTTCGAGAGTGCGCACGGCAAAGGCCTCCACTTTCGCCACGACATCCAGGCCGAGGGCTCTTCTCGCAAGCAAAGACTGTGTCTCGGGTGAAAGACGGACGTCTCCGAGCACGGAAATGTCGAGGGGCGCGTCTTGTCCGGCTTCGTGAGCCTGTACGGCCTGCCTCAAGGCCGCCAGTCTGGCCATGCATATGCTGGTTTGCTGAGCGTCGACGGCGAAGACCGGCAGGACCGTCTTCGCCGCTTCTTCCTTTTCGGCCTGATACTGTGCGTCCGGCTTCAATATGCTGAACTGAAAAGGAGCTATGATCTGCTTGTCAGAAACGGCGCCTTCTCTGTACTCGCTTTTTGGCGCGATGGAAGGCGGCGGGAAGAGCAACACGGCGACGATCACAAAGCCCAGGCCCACGGCGAGCTTCTGAGAGAGGAGGAGTCTTTTCTTCAGGCCTTCGTCTTGCGAAACGGAGAGAGGCAACCTTGGTTTTTGCTCTTTGGCGGAGCCTCTGCGAAACAGATTTCTCTTCGGAACTTTCACTTTCGCTTCCTCTCTTCAGCCTCGAACGCCATGATGATGTCTTTGACCAGCTTGTGCCTCACGACGTCGCGCTCAGTGAGATAGATGAACTTTATGCCCTCAACGCGCCCGAGGATGGATTGGACCTGGATGAGACCGGACTGACTGCTGTCGGCCAGGTCAACCTGCGTTATGTCGCCCGTGACGACGGCCCTGGAGTGGGCACCGAGACGCGTGAGAAACATCTTCATCTGGCCTAAGGTCGTGTTCTGGCCCTCGTCGAGTATCACAAAACTATTGCTGAGGGTCCTGCCCCTCATGTAGGCAAGAGGCGCGATCTCGATTACTCCTAGCTCTATGAATCTTTTCATCCGATCGAAGCTCAGCATCTCGTGAAGGGCGTCGTAGAGAGGCCGCATGTAGGGATTGACCTTGTCCTCAAAACCTCCCGGAAGAAATCCCAGGCTCTCCCCGGCCTCGACGGCCGGTCTCACAAGGAGTATTCTGTCCACTATCTTGACCTTCAAGGCATTCACCGCCGCCGCCACGGCCAGATATGTCTTCCCCGTTCCTGCCGGACCGATTGAGAAAACAACGTCGAATTCTTCTATTGCCTTCAAGTATTTTGCCTGGCCGACGGTTCTCGGAGAGACAGAAAGGTGCTCGAGGTGGTAAACGGTTCTCTGCGCATTGTCCAGAGTCTGAGAGGTCTGTTCCTCGACCGAGTCGATGGCGTAGCTTACGTCGTGTTCCTCGAGCACACGGCCCTCCTTCACCAGGGCTATCAGTCCCTCCAGGACTCTGACAAGCGGTCTGACCTCATTCTCGGGCCCGCTCACGGCAATGACGTCGTTGCGCACAACCACTCTTGCCTTGAATCTCGCCTCGATTATTCGGAGGTTGCAGTCCTCTCTGCCCAAGAGGCGAAGCGGCTCTATGTTTTCGATGGACAGCTTTTCGGTGATTTCCTGTTCCAATTCCTCACCTCAACGGCAGGCGAAAGAGTTACACGCTGCCCCGAGAAAAAGGGGAACTCTTGGCCTCTAGGAGGGCAAGAGTTCCCCTTTGTAAGTATTTGTAATACGTTATCCCGATTGGAGTTAGCCTTAAGGCTGGCCCTATCTCGGGATCTTCAAGACCTGTTTCGGATAGACGAGGTCCGGATCCTTAATCTGATCCTTGTTGGCCTCATAAATCTTTGGCCACTCGCGGCCGCTCCCGTAGACTTCCTCGTAGCCCGCTATCTTGAACAGGAACTCTCCCGTGTACACCACCCACTCCGAAGGAAGACCTCGCGGTACAACCAGCACCCAGTCAGGGTAGATCAAGCTAGGATCTTTTATCTGGTCCCTGTTGGCTCTGTACAGCACGGGCCACTTCAGGGAGTTGTTATAGATCGTCTCGTAGCCAGAGATCTTGTACAGGCAATCGCCTTTGACCACAGTGTAAGTCTCGGGCTCAGCCGACTTAGCTCCGGGCTTGGGCTCAAGTTTGTCTATCTCGCTCTGAAGCTCGGCAATCCGTGCGTCAAGGGTTGCCACTTCGCTCTCGAGATCTGCGGCTCTCTTGTTGCCATCTGCGACCTTCTGATCTGCGGCTTCTGCGTTCTTGGCCTGTTTGTCCAGCTCGCTCGCAAGCTGGTCACAGTAAGAGTTCCTCTGCTCTTTGGAGAGCTTCGTGAACTCCTCAGCGGTGTAGTAATCGCCCCTCGAAACGTCAGGAGTGCGAAGCACTTTGTTCGAGCAACCCGCTAGAAGGCACAAGGCCAGAAGGGCCACAGCTATGAGCACAAAGTATGCTTTTCTGCTCCTCATAGCTTTCTCCTCTATTCTTTTACAGTCAATCACATTACTATTACCTAACGATTCCACTGTTTACCTTTGCGTCCGAGCGCCAGGATCGTCTCCTGGTCGCCCAGGCCGTCAACACGACCACCCCTACTGCGCCGCCTTCTCAAGCTCGGCCTTCCTAGCCTGTAGCTCTTCGATAGTCGCCTGTTTGCTCTGAACCTGAGCCTCAAGGTCAGCCACCCTCTGGCTGCCCTGCTGCAGCTGCTGATCAACCGCACCGGCCTTGGCTCTCGCTTGTTCTACTTGATCTTCACTGACGGTGCAAGGAAGATTGGCGGCACAACCCGCCATAAAACCCACCACAAACAAGATGGCTCCAATAAACAATAACGACTTGACTAGCCTAGTAGACATTCAATGCACCTCCTTTCCTGCGTGAAAATAAAATTGTTTGACACAACTTATGCCATGGCAAGAAGTTAGCCATGCCACGCCACGCTTCCACACGTGGCGCCATGTTACATATCCAGCCAAGAGCTGTCAAGCAAATTCAGCAGAGACGCCGGAATCGGACTTGCTTCGCCCCCGGAGTCTCAACTCGCATATTCTATACCAGTTTGATGCCCAGATCGGCGATGTCTTTCCCCTCGACTTCGCAGGGAGACGCGTCCATGAGGGAGCTCGCGCTCGTGGTCTTAGGGAATGCGATGGTGTCTCTAATCGTATGTCTTCCAGCCATTAACATGACTATTCTGTCGACACCCAGGGCGATGCCTCCGTGCGGAGGCGCACCGAATTTCATGGCGTCGAGGAGGAAGCCGAACCTCTTTCCGGCCTCATCGGGAGTCAGTCCTACGATCTTCATGACCCTGAGCTGAAGCTCAGGAGAATGGATTCTTGTGCTGCCCGAACCAAGCTCCACGCCGTTGCACACCAGGTCATAGATGTGGCCTCTTACCTTGCCCGGGTCGGTCTCGAGGGAATCAATGCATTCATCGTACGGCATACTGAAAATGTGGTGCGTCGCCTCCCAATGCTTTCCTTCTTCGTTCCAGGTGAAAAGTGGGAAATCCAGCACCCATGCAAACCTGAAATTAGACATTGCAGAATCCGTCCTGTTTCCCAAGACGGTCCTCACCGCGCCCATGGCCTCGAAAGCGTGCCGCCCCGTTGCCGCCGCGACGAAGGCGGTGCCGGCGACCGGCGCTCCTTCGAGCAACTTCCCAGCGAACTCTTCGCTGATCGACTTGCTGAAGCCTCCTTCGAGTGCCCCGTTCGCCACTCTTGCCCAGAGGAGCGGCTTCACACCCGTCTGGCCGATGAGTGATTCGAGATCGGAGATCTCTTTTCTCGACAACTGAAATGGAACGACGAGACCCGCAACGCGGCCTCCCGCACTCACGGCGTCGGCAACAAGAGAAAGGCCGCACGAAGCTGCCACGCCGGTCAATTCGATCATGTCAAAGGGAATTCGCAAGTCCGGCTTGTCGGTGCCGAACCTTCGCATCGCCTCTTCGTAGGAAAATCTCGGAAAAGGAGTCTCGAGCTTGATTCCCAGGTTTTCTTCGAACGTGTCTGCGAACATCCGCTCCATTGTGCCGAAGATGTCTTCCTCGCTGCCAAAACTCATCTCCACGTCTATCTGGGTGTGCTCCGGTTGCCTGTCTGCTCTCAGGTCCTCGTCCCTCAGGCACTTTGCGAGCTGAAAGTACCTGTCAAAGCCCGAAACCATGAGAAGCTGCTTGTAGAGCTGCGGCGATTGAGGCAGTGCGAAGAACTTGCCCCTGTGCACCCTGCTGGGAA
Protein-coding sequences here:
- a CDS encoding hemolysin family protein gives rise to the protein MWVWFWITGALAVYLTALSNVFLARGTRSGLVGRRVHLELRVALSLSVAVASSLASLSFFSSSLFSASPPAQGVGHPLAWALLGGLVWLLLVLACAIALPLRLARALGAEGPARALASGATRFFVLPIGRAAARIARNAAGPATSRLEEGYARELCAVFSRDPSDALRSEPLASVVKEFTRTTVEDIMVPRSAMVAVASSSTLAECVDVFATKRFSRLPVYEGDVESIIGIVRVMDLLKENDLTKTVSQIVRPVPMVPESKNCGELLKEFQKSHGYMAIVLDEYGGIAGLVTVEDVLEELVGEMGHEPVSPRRAVHRAADGTFLAPAQIEIDKFESATGMRLPRGDYETLAGYLLQEFGRIPEVGASVRRGGVLYEVVEADVRKIKLVKVRAEVDALSGKTGSA
- a CDS encoding CBS domain-containing protein produces the protein MKVVATLLSVLTLAAFFFFLLAHRARTLLWLDSGDGSLQFDDEKIEKRNLASGGLYLLEISALTAACYLLSLSLHALGLTKVGVWILSPGTAFLATLVLAPFLLRRAGREAKAGQGMQAGRGQGAAAHTKSLFLSEAVLAIAERLRRILIGAPGRTGDARGKAVNGGSGHGKEVLRLLLRLRERRISEVMVPRTDMVCAEDSSSVSEVADLVREASYTRIPIFSGTIDSITGYVTAKDVVIRLHQGGGADAVSSIARKPVFVGSDATIEHALEQMQKARATLAIVTGPSGKVTGQRVARTTGQTAGPTMGLVTGEDILEEVVGDFYENYEPEEPAYQVIDDRTAIVKANVALGDLKEIFGVVPSGNLSQTLGDYVRKQLGAEPFKGERVSDEVFSYSVAKTTGKAIWSLKVEKRN
- the ybeY gene encoding rRNA maturation RNase YbeY → MIASSVLERESACSEGIRFDEISIVFLGDRATQRLNRMFTGRDVPTDTLAFELTPEMGKGRPVPGIRLGEVIVCVDRAILQSKRYRVSLGNEVARLLIHGLLHLCGLDDGTSNDRARMHKRENLHIASLDRPISSLIASKRRNSSSRSLKGRGA
- a CDS encoding HDIG domain-containing protein, whose amino-acid sequence is MKVPKRNLFRRGSAKEQKPRLPLSVSQDEGLKKRLLLSQKLAVGLGFVIVAVLLFPPPSIAPKSEYREGAVSDKQIIAPFQFSILKPDAQYQAEKEEAAKTVLPVFAVDAQQTSICMARLAALRQAVQAHEAGQDAPLDISVLGDVRLSPETQSLLARRALGLDVVAKVEAFAVRTLEAGVVKSKRGVEIGGHGRVMIRGAKGETEIPVSSLRDKNSVLELARTDARREFSKNSVASSAFVELVSQLVDPNAEYDAVRTESERTEARNSVSPYEGVVLQGEKIIESHERITAEHLRKLRSLEYYRRGLDQGVRGLGRLLPYASRMAVVALFVLVFAWYLRVRRPKILSDAPMLLLIAIVAILVVALAAIVLNVLKQSPYLVPIAIVPFLITLLLGDELALLVSIITSVLVGALAGLDLTFLIVSLIAAVTGVFAVIGVTHRRQFYTAMLFVSMAYVVSILVGGFSSGMAGSVVVKSAAFGILNSFASTLIAIALLPVLESTFGLTTNITLLELSDLNRPILRKMMIEAPGTYHHSMVVGSLAEGAAEAIGANSLLARVASYYHDIGKITKPEYYIENQKDARSRHDRLTPSMSCLILESHVREGVEIAEREKLPRIIRQLIMEHHGTTLMAFFYQKALEIDSDAPIDEYRYPGPKPSSKEAAIIMLADSVEAASRSLSTPTSSRIHGIVKRIIENRATEGELDECGLTLAELAKIRGSFIPILTSIFHGRPSYPEDVKKKEDGDINSEQTEKDWHSF
- a CDS encoding PhoH family protein — translated: MEQEITEKLSIENIEPLRLLGREDCNLRIIEARFKARVVVRNDVIAVSGPENEVRPLVRVLEGLIALVKEGRVLEEHDVSYAIDSVEEQTSQTLDNAQRTVYHLEHLSVSPRTVGQAKYLKAIEEFDVVFSIGPAGTGKTYLAVAAAVNALKVKIVDRILLVRPAVEAGESLGFLPGGFEDKVNPYMRPLYDALHEMLSFDRMKRFIELGVIEIAPLAYMRGRTLSNSFVILDEGQNTTLGQMKMFLTRLGAHSRAVVTGDITQVDLADSSQSGLIQVQSILGRVEGIKFIYLTERDVVRHKLVKDIIMAFEAEERKRK
- a CDS encoding LysM peptidoglycan-binding domain-containing protein; amino-acid sequence: MRSRKAYFVLIAVALLALCLLAGCSNKVLRTPDVSRGDYYTAEEFTKLSKEQRNSYCDQLASELDKQAKNAEAADQKVADGNKRAADLESEVATLDARIAELQSEIDKLEPKPGAKSAEPETYTVVKGDCLYKISGYETIYNNSLKWPVLYRANRDQIKDPSLIYPDWVLVVPRGLPSEWVVYTGEFLFKIAGYEEVYGSGREWPKIYEANKDQIKDPDLVYPKQVLKIPR
- the aspS gene encoding aspartate--tRNA ligase, whose amino-acid sequence is MMELLGDWKRTVTCGELRATHAGRTETLMGWVKSVRDLGGVIFVGLRDRYGVTQVVFRPELLSPEQMEKTKRIGLEYVIAVKGAVQERPQSARNPEMPTGEIEILPAELKILNEATPPPFLPSDEALASEELRLKYRYMDLRRESLQAVFALRHGVCQSVRKCLSKEGFLEIETPILVRPTPEGARDFLVPSRVHRGKFFALPQSPQLYKQLLMVSGFDRYFQLAKCLRDEDLRADRQPEHTQIDVEMSFGSEEDIFGTMERMFADTFEENLGIKLETPFPRFSYEEAMRRFGTDKPDLRIPFDMIELTGVAASCGLSLVADAVSAGGRVAGLVVPFQLSRKEISDLESLIGQTGVKPLLWARVANGALEGGFSKSISEEFAGKLLEGAPVAGTAFVAAATGRHAFEAMGAVRTVLGNRTDSAMSNFRFAWVLDFPLFTWNEEGKHWEATHHIFSMPYDECIDSLETDPGKVRGHIYDLVCNGVELGSGSTRIHSPELQLRVMKIVGLTPDEAGKRFGFLLDAMKFGAPPHGGIALGVDRIVMLMAGRHTIRDTIAFPKTTSASSLMDASPCEVEGKDIADLGIKLV